One Drosophila subobscura isolate 14011-0131.10 chromosome U, UCBerk_Dsub_1.0, whole genome shotgun sequence DNA window includes the following coding sequences:
- the LOC117902808 gene encoding cytidine deaminase: MSDKRQLLKKYMRCLDEMKNELKRRQLKKTLKTHMKTLHELECEINQREGKQATLRQRGRVCDSRNLPHPQMLEEYTTQFCRLSEEARELLESALAARRDAYVPYSKFPVGAAFRSKCGYVYAGCNIENVAFTPGCCAERTALAKGVSEGQMMFTGGAVVAYHPKGFTMPCGVCRQFMREFACRDFPIYIAKAPAPELADRIPAIEDEDEVLVTSVYRLLPHSFSTFE; this comes from the exons atgtCCGATAAACGCCAATTGCTGAAGAAATACATGAGATGTCTGGACGAGATGAAGAACGAGCTGAAGCGGCGACAACTCAAGAAGACGCTCAAGACCCACATGAAGACATTGCATGAATTGGAATGCGAAATAAACCAACGAGAGGGCAAGCAGGCAACGCTGAGACAACGTGGACGTGTGTGTGATTCAAGGAATTTGCCACATCCACAGATGTTGGAGGAGTACACCACACAATTCTGTCGATTGT CTGAGGAGGCCAGGGAGCTGCTGGAGTCAGCGCTGGCCGCACGCAGGGATGCCTATGTGCCGTACAGCAAGTTCCCGGTGGGCGCTGCCTTTCGTTCCAAGTGCGGCTACGTCTATGCCGGCTGTAACATTGAGAATGTGGCCTTTACGCCGGGCTGCTGTGCCGAACGCACGGCCCTGGCCAAGGGTGTGAGCGAGGGACAAATGATGTTCACGGGTGGCGCTGTGGTGGCCTATCATCCCAAGGGTTTCACCATGCCATGCGGCGTGTGTCGTCAGTTTATGCGAGAGTTTGCCTGCAGGGATTTTCCCATCTACATAGCCAAGGCACCCGCACCGGAGCTGGCTGACAGAATACCCGCCATtgaggacgaggatgaggtgCTGGTCACCTCTGTGTATCGCCTGTTGCCACACAGCTTCAGCACATTCGAATAA
- the LOC117902817 gene encoding cytidine deaminase, with the protein MTQVFINGARDELNVQEHDSLDPSVQELIRAAAEARKQAYCPYSNFAVGAALRTSDGSIYTGCNIENGAYAASICAERTAAVKAISEGKRDFVACAVVAQQDNGFTTPCGVCRQFLSEFVNGKDIPLYAAQPSNLPLRVLCTSVLQLLPNGFRFLNGK; encoded by the exons ATGACACAGGTGTTTATCAATGGCGCAAGAGACGAGCTCAATGTGCAAGAGCATGATAGCTTGG ATCCATCGGTGCAGGAGCTCAtccgagcagcagcggaggccAGGAAGCAGGCATACTGTCCGTACAGCAACTTTGCTGTAGGTGCTGCTCTGCGCACCAGCGACGGCTCCATATACACGGGCTGCAACATAGAAAACGGCGCCTACGCAGCCAGCATTTGTGCCGAACGCACAGCTGCCGTCAAGGCCATTAG CGAGGGCAAGCGCGACTTTGTGGCCTGTGCTGTGGTGGCCCAACAGGACAATGGCTTCACCACACCCTGCGGCGTCTGCCGCCAGTTTCTGTCGGAGTTCGTTAATGGCAAGGACATCCCTTTGTATGCGGCCCAGCCAAGCAATCTGCCGCTGCGTGTCCTCTGCACCAGTGTGCTCCAACTGCTGCCCAATGGTTTCCGCTTTCTCAATGGCAAATAG
- the LOC117902806 gene encoding uncharacterized protein LOC117902806: MDDFGCYDYKQPLSTNVPDMRTSTYRGHRHITDLRMGNKLNAKICSSNNYVRDPLLHDKQATEYGANYEWQFGDPNILRNPSLNMKSQYMKPFEQGHLRFIKRKIKPISSVTQDTFVEKTLPVDVAPIRNAMPTPVEATKLIIDRSKIGFSKYTDPSATTYNLAYVRYPPNELLGGIAAHDNVTFWNWSEQCKPSQKVARYPDATMCDDYPAKDCPKRRCEFQNTTKSVPHAGMSTEVRENYTDPQCRSMEFNVEVKPLLVYEAITPFAKKSENAIYGSGEPVVKYV, from the exons ATGGATGATTTTGGTTGTTACGATTATAAGCAGCCGCTGAGCACCAATGTGCCGGATATGCGCACCTCCACTTATCGCGGACATCGCCACATCACAGATCTGCGTATGGGCAACAAGCTCAATGCgaagatctgcagcagcaacaattatgTGCGGGATCCGCTGTTGCATGACAAACAGGCTACTGAATATGGAGCCAACTATGAGTGGCAG TTTGGTGATCCGAATATCCTACGCAATCCCTCGCTCAACATGAAGTCGCAGTACATGAAGCCCTTCGAGCAGGGACACTTGCGTTTTATTAAACgcaaaataaaacccattAGCAGCGTGACGCAGGATACTTTTGTGGAGAAAACATTGCCAGTGGATGTGGCACCCATACGCAATGCCATGCCAACGCCTGTGGAGGCCACCAAGCTGATTATCGATCGCTCCAAGATTGGCTTTAGCAAGTACACAGATCCCTCGGCAACCACCTACAATCTCGCTTACGTTCGCTATCCACCCAATGAGCTGTTGGGTGGCATTGCTGCACACGATAATGTGACATTCTGGAACTGGTCGGAACAGTGTAAACCCTCGCAGAAGGTCGCACGCTATCCGGATGCCACAATGTGCGATGACTACCCGGCCAAGGACTGTCCCAAGCGACGCTGCGAGTTCCAGAACACAACCAAATCGGTGCCACATGCGGGCATGAGCACAGAAGTGCGCGAAAACTACACCGATCCGCAATGCCGCTCCATGGAGTTCAATGTGGAGGTGAAGCCGCTGCTGGTGTACGAGGCCATCACACCCTTTGCCAAGAAGAGCGAAAATGCCATCTACGGCTCGGGTGAGCCCGTGGTGAAGTATGTTTAA
- the LOC117902816 gene encoding cytidine deaminase, translated as MSHLMKNFARPEKAEEVVTYGSLDPAVQELLLAASAVRQRAYAPYSGFKVGAAFRSTLTKQIFTGCNVENAAFTPCSCAERTALTKAVSEGATEFSVGAVLAYEPDVFTTPCGVCRQFIREFATSDIPIYIAQAIDERIANKEEPLRSDDPVLCTSIFNLLPSSFRTYRK; from the exons ATGTCGCACCTGATGAAGAACTTTGCCCGCCCAGAGAAAGCCGAAGAGGTGGTCACATATGGCAGCCTTG ATCCCGCCGTGCAAGAGCTACTGCTGGCCGCCTCTGCAGTGCGTCAGCGTGCCTATGCGCCTTACAGCGGGTTCAAGGTGGGTGCAGCCTTCCGCTCCACTCTGACCAAGCAAATCTTCACCGGTTGCAATGTGGAGAATGCTGCATTTACGCCCTGCTCTTGCGCCGAGCGCACAGCCCTCACGAAGGCCGTCAGCGAGGGTGCCACAGAGTTCTCGGTGGGCGCTGTTCTGGCCTACGAACCGGATGTCTTTACCACACCCTGTGGCGTTTGTCGGCAGTTCATCAGGGAGTTTGCCACCAGCGACATACCCATCTACATAGCCCAAGCCATCGATGAGAGGATTGCGAATAAAGAGGAACCCCTGCGCAGCGATGACCCCGTGCTGTGCACATCAATTTTCAATCTGTTGCCGAGCAGTTTTCGCACCTATAGGAAGTAG
- the LOC117902818 gene encoding RNA polymerase II transcriptional coactivator, with translation MPKIKKKQHSSSSGSDSGPDDRNQPASKKAKESVAPAAPAKKPASGGGGDGEATTWTLERMRQVRINEFRGRKMVDIREFYEKNGETLPGKKGICLSILQWKKLLEHADEITKAVEN, from the exons atgccGAAAATAAAGAAGAAGCAACATTCCTCATCGTCCGGCAGTGACAGCGGCCCCGATGAC CGCAACCAGCCGGCAAGCAAGAAAGCGAAGGAATCTGTAGCTCCAGCGGCCCCGGCCAAGAAGCCTGCCTCTGGTGGTGGCGGCGATGGTGAGGCCACCACCTGGACGCTGGAGAGAATGCGTCAGGTACGCATCAACGAGTTCCGTGGCCGCAAAATGGTCGACATCCGTGAGTTCTATGAAAAGAACGGTGAAACGCTGCCGGGAAAAAAAGGGATCTGCCTGTCGATACTGCAGTGGAAGAAACTGCTTGAACACGCCGACGAAATCACAAAAGCAGTCGAAAACTAA
- the LOC117902792 gene encoding sorting nexin-32 isoform X1 yields MMDGTDESNILNSPSSTNNGATLEIASPTNPLAGPPVEPATGTATNGSGSATSPDSSSSAPVTPAALGENALHVEISDALSEKEKVKFTVHTRTTLPGFAKKDNNVVRQHEEFVWLHDRIEENEDYAGYIIPPCPPRPDFDASREKLQRLGEGEGNMTKEEFKKMKSELEAEYLATFKKTVAMHEVFLRRLASHPVFRVDQHLKVFLEYDQDLCAKPRKKMAIFGGFVKSLGKTTDEILLSATVRDVNDFFENELQFLTEYHGHLREAALRTEKMTQRHKEVGDSHQKISNALTQLSTTEKGNVETFVAKTAEIFERVKNLETRVASDQDLKLGDTLRYYQRDSDAAKALLIRRLRCLAAYETANRNLEKARSKNKDVHAPLEVQEAETAQAEACEKFESMSACGKEELIGFRNRRVAAIKKSLVELSELEIKHAKTQYEYLRQSLISIKEIA; encoded by the exons ATGATG GACGGCACGGATGAGTCAAATATACTAAACAGTCCCTCCTCGACCAACAATGGGGCAACTCTGGAGATAGCCTCGCCCACAAATCCACTGGCAGGACCACCGGTGGAgccagcaacaggaacagcaacaaatggcagCGGTTCGGCCACATCGCCGGACAGCTCCTCATCGGCGCCAGTGACACCCGCCGCTTTGGGTGAGAATGCGCTGCATGTGGAGATCTCCGATGCGCTgagcgagaaggagaaggTAAAGTTCACGGTGCATACGCGTACGACGCTGCCAGGATTCGCGAAAAAGGACAACAATGTGGTGCGACAGCATGAGGAGTTTGTGTGGCTGCACGATCGCATCGAGGAGAACGAAGACTATGCGGGTTACATT ATTCCACCGTGTCCACCACGTCCGGACTTTGATGCCTCTCGTGAGAAGCTGCAGCGCCTGGGCGAGGGTGAGGGCAACATGACCAAAGAGGAGTTTAAGAAAATGAAGTCCGAACTAGAGGC CGAATACTTGGCAACATTTAAGAAAACTGTGGCCATGCATGAGGTGTTTCTGCGTCGCCTGGCCAGTCATCCCGTCTTTCGTGTGGACCAGCACTTGAAAGTCTTTCTCGAATACGATCAGGATCTGTGCGCCAAGCCGCGCAAGAAGATGGCCATCTTTGGTGGCTTTGTCAAGTCGCTGGGCAAGACCACAGATGAGATACTGCTGAGCGCCACAGTGCGCGATGTGAATGACTTTTTTGAGAACGAGTTGCAATTCCTCACCGAATACCACGGTCACTTGCGTGAGGCTGCGCTACGCACTGAGAAAATGACACAGCGCCACAAGGAAGTGGGCGATTCGCATCAGAAAATCTCGAATGCGCTCACCCAATTGTCCACCACGGAGAAGGGCAATGTGGAGACATTTGTGGCCAAGACAGCGGAGATATTTGAGCGCGTGAAG AATCTGGAAACCCGTGTGGCCAGCGATCAAGATCTGAAGCTGGGCGACACTTTGCGCTACTATCAGCGGGACAGTGATGCGGCCAAGGCGCTGCTTATACGACGTCTGCGCTGCCTGGCCGCCTACGAGACGGCTAATCGCAATCTGGAAAAGGCACGCTCCAAGAACAAGGATGTGCATGCG CCTCTGGAGGTGCAAGAG GCTGAAACTGCACAGGCGGAGGCATGTGAGAAGTTTGAATCGATGTCTGCCTGCGGCAAGGAAGAGTTGATTGGCTTTCGCAATCGTCGTGTGGCGGCCATCAAAAAGAG TCTCGTGGAACTCTCTGAACTGGAGATTAAGCATGCCAAAACCCAATATGAATATCTGCGTCAATCGTTGATTTCCATCAAGGAGATTGCCTGA
- the LOC117902811 gene encoding transmembrane protein 222 isoform X2 codes for MGGVAERLPPVNKDDNRFPYCIVWTPIPVLTWIFPMIGHMGICTSNGVIRDFAGAYFVSEDQMAFGNPTRYLRLHPKYAQGGTNAWDEAVSKASVLYGTRIHNIFCDNCHSHVATALNNMRYKNSSSWNMIILSMWLFVCGRYTSIWGILKTWLPFAIFVTIIVLLAVYF; via the coding sequence ATGGGTGGGGTAGCAGAACGTTTGCCGCCCGTCAACAAGGATGATAATCGCTTTCCCTACTGCATCGTGTGGACGCCCATTCCAGTGTTGACTTGGATATTTCCCATGATCGGTCACATGGGCATTTGCACCTCCAACGGTGTGATACGCGACTTTGCTGGCGCCTACTTTGTTTCCGAAGACCAGATGGCGTTTGGAAATCCAACTCGCTACCTGCGCCTGCATCCGAAATACGCCCAGGGCGGCACCAATGCCTGGGACGAGGCCGTGTCGAAGGCCTCCGTTCTGTATGGCACGAGAATACACAACATTTTCTGCGACAATTGCCACTCGCATGTGGCAACGGCCCTCAACAATATGCGCtacaagaacagcagcagctggaacatGATCATCCTCAGTATGTGGCTCTTTGTCTGCGGCCGCTACACCAGCATCTGGGGCATACTCAAGACGTGGCTGCCGTTTGCCATCTTCGTCACCATTATAGTTCTGCTGGCAGTTTACTTTTAG
- the LOC117902811 gene encoding transmembrane protein 222 isoform X1, with product MPSPSESESSPTNHEHQRQPSEDITVSMGGVAERLPPVNKDDNRFPYCIVWTPIPVLTWIFPMIGHMGICTSNGVIRDFAGAYFVSEDQMAFGNPTRYLRLHPKYAQGGTNAWDEAVSKASVLYGTRIHNIFCDNCHSHVATALNNMRYKNSSSWNMIILSMWLFVCGRYTSIWGILKTWLPFAIFVTIIVLLAVYF from the coding sequence ATGCCGTCGccgtcagagtcagagtccagCCCCACAAATCACGAGCACCAGAGGCAGCCGTCAGAGGACATAACCGTATCCATGGGTGGGGTAGCAGAACGTTTGCCGCCCGTCAACAAGGATGATAATCGCTTTCCCTACTGCATCGTGTGGACGCCCATTCCAGTGTTGACTTGGATATTTCCCATGATCGGTCACATGGGCATTTGCACCTCCAACGGTGTGATACGCGACTTTGCTGGCGCCTACTTTGTTTCCGAAGACCAGATGGCGTTTGGAAATCCAACTCGCTACCTGCGCCTGCATCCGAAATACGCCCAGGGCGGCACCAATGCCTGGGACGAGGCCGTGTCGAAGGCCTCCGTTCTGTATGGCACGAGAATACACAACATTTTCTGCGACAATTGCCACTCGCATGTGGCAACGGCCCTCAACAATATGCGCtacaagaacagcagcagctggaacatGATCATCCTCAGTATGTGGCTCTTTGTCTGCGGCCGCTACACCAGCATCTGGGGCATACTCAAGACGTGGCTGCCGTTTGCCATCTTCGTCACCATTATAGTTCTGCTGGCAGTTTACTTTTAG
- the LOC117902792 gene encoding sorting nexin-32 isoform X2: MMDGTDESNILNSPSSTNNGATLEIASPTNPLAGPPVEPATGTATNGSGSATSPDSSSSAPVTPAALGENALHVEISDALSEKEKVKFTVHTRTTLPGFAKKDNNVVRQHEEFVWLHDRIEENEDYAGYIIPPCPPRPDFDASREKLQRLGEGEGNMTKEEFKKMKSELEAEYLATFKKTVAMHEVFLRRLASHPVFRVDQHLKVFLEYDQDLCAKPRKKMAIFGGFVKSLGKTTDEILLSATVRDVNDFFENELQFLTEYHGHLREAALRTEKMTQRHKEVGDSHQKISNALTQLSTTEKGNVETFVAKTAEIFERVKNLETRVASDQDLKLGDTLRYYQRDSDAAKALLIRRLRCLAAYETANRNLEKARSKNKDVHAAETAQAEACEKFESMSACGKEELIGFRNRRVAAIKKSLVELSELEIKHAKTQYEYLRQSLISIKEIA, translated from the exons ATGATG GACGGCACGGATGAGTCAAATATACTAAACAGTCCCTCCTCGACCAACAATGGGGCAACTCTGGAGATAGCCTCGCCCACAAATCCACTGGCAGGACCACCGGTGGAgccagcaacaggaacagcaacaaatggcagCGGTTCGGCCACATCGCCGGACAGCTCCTCATCGGCGCCAGTGACACCCGCCGCTTTGGGTGAGAATGCGCTGCATGTGGAGATCTCCGATGCGCTgagcgagaaggagaaggTAAAGTTCACGGTGCATACGCGTACGACGCTGCCAGGATTCGCGAAAAAGGACAACAATGTGGTGCGACAGCATGAGGAGTTTGTGTGGCTGCACGATCGCATCGAGGAGAACGAAGACTATGCGGGTTACATT ATTCCACCGTGTCCACCACGTCCGGACTTTGATGCCTCTCGTGAGAAGCTGCAGCGCCTGGGCGAGGGTGAGGGCAACATGACCAAAGAGGAGTTTAAGAAAATGAAGTCCGAACTAGAGGC CGAATACTTGGCAACATTTAAGAAAACTGTGGCCATGCATGAGGTGTTTCTGCGTCGCCTGGCCAGTCATCCCGTCTTTCGTGTGGACCAGCACTTGAAAGTCTTTCTCGAATACGATCAGGATCTGTGCGCCAAGCCGCGCAAGAAGATGGCCATCTTTGGTGGCTTTGTCAAGTCGCTGGGCAAGACCACAGATGAGATACTGCTGAGCGCCACAGTGCGCGATGTGAATGACTTTTTTGAGAACGAGTTGCAATTCCTCACCGAATACCACGGTCACTTGCGTGAGGCTGCGCTACGCACTGAGAAAATGACACAGCGCCACAAGGAAGTGGGCGATTCGCATCAGAAAATCTCGAATGCGCTCACCCAATTGTCCACCACGGAGAAGGGCAATGTGGAGACATTTGTGGCCAAGACAGCGGAGATATTTGAGCGCGTGAAG AATCTGGAAACCCGTGTGGCCAGCGATCAAGATCTGAAGCTGGGCGACACTTTGCGCTACTATCAGCGGGACAGTGATGCGGCCAAGGCGCTGCTTATACGACGTCTGCGCTGCCTGGCCGCCTACGAGACGGCTAATCGCAATCTGGAAAAGGCACGCTCCAAGAACAAGGATGTGCATGCG GCTGAAACTGCACAGGCGGAGGCATGTGAGAAGTTTGAATCGATGTCTGCCTGCGGCAAGGAAGAGTTGATTGGCTTTCGCAATCGTCGTGTGGCGGCCATCAAAAAGAG TCTCGTGGAACTCTCTGAACTGGAGATTAAGCATGCCAAAACCCAATATGAATATCTGCGTCAATCGTTGATTTCCATCAAGGAGATTGCCTGA